The following coding sequences lie in one Saccharopolyspora hordei genomic window:
- a CDS encoding inositol monophosphatase family protein, translated as MGVGLATDVDAKALREVAVQIAREAATLARTVRDDAVTGGVDTKSTETDVVTAGDRAVERLVRERLAELRPGESVLGEEEGGETALEGLRWVVDPIDGTVNYLYGFPWYSVSLAAQLDGRSVAGAVVEPVSGRVWSAARGHGAHLDGRPLRASAADRLDLSLVATGFAYDVERRRAQATVVGRMLGQVRDIRRAGVASLDLCAVAAGWLDGMYEVGLNRWDWAAGALVAEEAGAHLRLPERGSTDGLGDEMLVCAAPGIAEQLTGALREADAGRV; from the coding sequence GTGGGCGTGGGATTGGCAACTGATGTAGATGCGAAGGCGTTGCGCGAGGTCGCGGTGCAGATCGCGCGCGAGGCCGCCACTCTGGCCCGCACCGTGCGTGATGATGCTGTCACTGGAGGTGTCGACACGAAGAGTACCGAAACCGACGTCGTGACGGCCGGTGATCGCGCCGTGGAACGGCTGGTCCGCGAGCGGCTGGCCGAGCTGCGGCCCGGTGAATCGGTCCTCGGCGAGGAGGAGGGCGGCGAGACCGCCCTCGAGGGGTTGCGCTGGGTCGTCGACCCGATCGACGGCACGGTCAACTACCTCTACGGGTTCCCCTGGTACTCCGTGTCGCTGGCCGCGCAGCTCGACGGGCGCTCGGTGGCGGGTGCGGTGGTCGAGCCGGTGTCCGGGCGGGTCTGGAGCGCGGCGCGCGGCCACGGCGCCCACCTGGACGGCCGTCCGCTGCGCGCCTCGGCCGCCGACCGGCTGGACCTGTCGCTGGTGGCGACCGGCTTCGCCTACGACGTCGAGCGCCGCCGGGCGCAGGCGACGGTGGTGGGCCGGATGCTGGGGCAGGTGCGCGACATCCGCCGCGCCGGGGTGGCCTCGCTGGACCTGTGCGCGGTCGCCGCGGGCTGGCTGGACGGCATGTACGAGGTGGGCCTGAACCGCTGGGACTGGGCGGCCGGGGCGCTGGTCGCCGAGGAGGCGGGCGCCCACCTGCGCCTGCCGGAACGCGGCAGCACCGACGGCCTGGGCGACGAGATGCTCGTCTGCGCCGCGCCGGGCATCGCCGAGCAGCTCACCGGAGCCCTGCGCGAGGCCGACGCGGGCCGGGTCTGA
- the ppgK gene encoding polyphosphate--glucose phosphotransferase produces MGTARGFGVDIGGSGIKGCPVDIERGVLAEERMRIPTPQPSTPSAVADAVAEIVEKFSWTGPVGVTLPCVIKDGTAMTAANIDKGWIGTDAQALFAERLGRPREEVVVLNDADAAGIAEMRSGAGAGHRGLVVVLTFGTGIGSAMFIDGQLVPNTEFGHIEVDGHDAETQAAASVKDNLDLSYPEWAPRVSRYIQALEQFLWPDLIIAGGGVSKKGHKWIPLLETRTPVVAASLRNDAGIVGAATAATSGNA; encoded by the coding sequence ATGGGGACTGCCCGCGGTTTCGGCGTGGACATCGGCGGGTCCGGCATCAAGGGATGTCCGGTCGACATCGAACGCGGCGTGCTGGCCGAGGAGCGGATGCGGATCCCGACCCCGCAACCCTCGACCCCGTCCGCGGTGGCCGATGCCGTGGCAGAGATCGTCGAGAAGTTCTCCTGGACCGGCCCGGTCGGCGTCACGCTCCCCTGCGTCATCAAGGACGGCACCGCGATGACCGCGGCGAACATCGACAAGGGCTGGATCGGCACCGACGCGCAGGCGCTGTTCGCCGAGCGGCTCGGCCGCCCCCGCGAGGAGGTCGTGGTGCTCAACGACGCCGACGCCGCGGGCATCGCCGAGATGCGCTCCGGCGCGGGGGCCGGGCACCGCGGGCTCGTCGTGGTGCTCACCTTCGGGACCGGCATCGGCAGCGCGATGTTCATCGACGGCCAGCTGGTGCCCAACACGGAGTTCGGCCACATCGAGGTCGACGGGCACGACGCCGAGACGCAGGCGGCCGCATCGGTCAAGGACAACCTGGACCTGAGCTACCCGGAGTGGGCCCCGCGGGTCTCCCGGTACATCCAGGCGCTGGAGCAGTTCCTGTGGCCGGACCTGATCATCGCCGGCGGCGGGGTCAGCAAGAAGGGCCACAAGTGGATCCCGCTGCTGGAGACCCGGACCCCGGTCGTCGCGGCCTCGCTGCGCAACGACGCGGGCATCGTCGGAGCTGCCACCGCCGCGACCAGCGGGAACGCCTGA
- a CDS encoding RNA polymerase sigma factor, which translates to MAAAETATRRSSTAATGGAQSESGQSQATPASEAAASSDTTQTKSTATRKSKSSTGAKSTTRKTATKTGAAKKGAKTQGKKSTKSASAKGSGEGMEIDEPIETDLTSPDVGDLADVEVEIPEEPVPDEDSKESGDFVWDEEESEALRQARKDAELTASADSVRAYLKQIGKVALLNAEEEVELAKRIEAGLYGAERLRQIEESGEQVSTQMRRDLRWIVRDGERAKNHLLEANLRLVVSLAKRYTGRGMAFLDLIQEGNLGLIRAVEKFDYTKGYKFSTYATWWIRQAITRAMADQARTIRIPVHMVEVINKLGRIQRELLQDLGREPTPEELAKEMDITPEKVLEIQQYAREPISLDQTIGDEGDSQLGDFIEDSEAVVAVDAVSFTLLQDQLQSVLATLSEREAGVVRLRFGLTDGQPRTLDEIGQVYGVTRERIRQIESKTMSKLRHPSRSQVLRDYLD; encoded by the coding sequence GTGGCAGCCGCAGAAACCGCAACCCGACGCTCCAGCACCGCCGCTACCGGTGGCGCCCAGTCCGAGTCGGGCCAGTCGCAGGCCACCCCAGCTTCGGAGGCGGCTGCTTCGTCTGACACCACGCAGACGAAGTCCACCGCCACGCGGAAGAGCAAGAGCTCGACGGGGGCGAAGTCGACGACCCGCAAGACCGCCACGAAGACCGGGGCGGCCAAGAAGGGCGCCAAGACCCAGGGCAAGAAGTCGACCAAGTCGGCTTCCGCCAAGGGGTCCGGCGAGGGCATGGAGATCGACGAACCGATCGAGACCGACCTGACCTCCCCGGACGTCGGCGACCTGGCCGATGTCGAGGTGGAGATCCCCGAGGAGCCGGTCCCGGACGAGGACTCCAAGGAGTCCGGCGACTTCGTCTGGGACGAGGAGGAGTCCGAGGCGCTGCGCCAGGCGCGCAAGGACGCGGAGCTGACCGCGTCCGCCGACTCGGTCCGCGCGTACCTGAAGCAGATCGGCAAGGTCGCGCTGCTCAACGCCGAGGAAGAAGTCGAGCTGGCCAAGCGGATCGAGGCCGGGCTCTACGGCGCGGAGCGGCTGCGCCAGATCGAGGAGTCCGGCGAGCAGGTCAGCACCCAGATGCGGCGCGACCTGCGCTGGATCGTGCGGGACGGCGAGCGCGCCAAGAACCACCTGCTGGAGGCCAACCTCCGCCTGGTGGTCAGCCTGGCCAAGCGCTACACCGGCCGCGGCATGGCGTTCCTGGACCTCATCCAGGAGGGCAACCTGGGCCTGATCCGCGCGGTGGAGAAGTTCGACTACACCAAGGGCTACAAGTTCTCCACCTACGCGACCTGGTGGATCCGCCAGGCCATCACGCGCGCCATGGCCGACCAGGCCCGCACCATCCGCATCCCGGTGCACATGGTCGAGGTCATCAACAAGCTCGGCCGCATCCAGCGCGAGCTGCTCCAGGACCTGGGCCGCGAGCCCACGCCCGAGGAGCTCGCCAAGGAGATGGACATCACCCCGGAGAAGGTGCTGGAGATCCAGCAGTACGCCCGGGAGCCCATCTCGCTGGACCAGACGATCGGCGACGAGGGCGACAGCCAGCTCGGCGACTTCATCGAGGACTCCGAGGCCGTGGTGGCGGTCGACGCGGTGTCGTTCACGCTGCTGCAGGACCAGCTGCAGTCGGTGCTGGCGACGCTGTCCGAGCGCGAGGCCGGCGTGGTCCGGCTGCGCTTCGGCCTGACCGACGGTCAGCCGCGGACCCTGGACGAGATCGGCCAGGTCTACGGCGTGACCCGGGAGCGCATCCGGCAGATCGAGTCCAAGACGATGTCGAAGCTGCGCCACCCGTCCCGGTCCCAGGTGCTGCGCGACTACCTGGACTGA
- a CDS encoding DUF7455 domain-containing protein, with the protein MPGTLTRPELTAADRCDRCGAAAKLRAVLPSGGELLFCGHHARAYEAGLREVEADLQQDEQ; encoded by the coding sequence ATGCCGGGAACGCTCACCCGCCCCGAGCTGACCGCCGCCGACCGCTGCGACCGCTGCGGGGCCGCTGCCAAGCTTCGCGCCGTGCTGCCGTCCGGTGGCGAGCTCCTGTTCTGCGGTCACCACGCCCGGGCCTACGAGGCCGGGCTGCGTGAGGTGGAGGCGGACCTCCAGCAGGACGAGCAGTAA
- a CDS encoding cysteine desulfurase-like protein, with protein sequence MAFDVEKVRAQYPALADGRAWLDGAAGTQVPQPVIDAVTDAYRVGVSNVGGPYESSRRASGIVAEARAAVADLVGAPDPACVVFGPSMTALTYRFAAVLADGWRPGDEVVVTQLDHDANVRPWVQHAQRAGAAVRVAELDPTTGELPAERVTDLIGERTKLVAVTAASNLLGTIPDVRTITARAREVGALSYVDGVQHCPHAHVQLTELGADFYATSAYKWAGPHLAAVVAADPWSLENLHPDKLKPSPDTSPDRFELGTNPFASLAGVVAAVEHLAGLDSDADGSRRDRLAVSRRAVLAHEHALATTLFDGIAALDGVVRYGAPQGPCTPTAFFGLPGREPAEVAAQLAERGLNVSHGHSYAWEAVHALGLGPEGGVRASLSHYTSEADVRRLLEVLADLSS encoded by the coding sequence ATGGCTTTCGACGTGGAGAAGGTGCGGGCGCAGTACCCGGCGCTGGCCGACGGCAGGGCGTGGTTGGACGGGGCGGCGGGCACGCAGGTGCCGCAGCCGGTGATCGACGCCGTCACCGACGCCTACCGGGTCGGGGTGTCCAACGTGGGTGGACCGTACGAGTCCAGCCGCCGGGCGAGTGGGATCGTCGCCGAGGCGCGGGCGGCGGTGGCTGACCTGGTCGGGGCGCCCGACCCCGCGTGCGTGGTCTTCGGACCGAGCATGACCGCCCTGACCTACCGGTTCGCCGCGGTGCTCGCCGACGGCTGGCGGCCCGGCGACGAGGTCGTGGTGACCCAGCTGGACCACGACGCCAACGTGCGGCCCTGGGTGCAGCACGCGCAGCGCGCGGGCGCCGCCGTGCGCGTGGCCGAGCTCGACCCGACCACCGGTGAGCTGCCCGCCGAGCGGGTCACCGACCTCATCGGCGAGCGCACCAAGCTCGTCGCGGTCACCGCGGCGTCGAACCTGCTGGGCACCATCCCGGACGTGCGGACCATCACCGCGCGGGCGCGGGAGGTGGGCGCGCTGTCGTACGTCGACGGCGTGCAGCACTGCCCGCACGCGCACGTGCAGCTGACCGAGCTGGGCGCGGACTTCTACGCGACCAGCGCCTACAAGTGGGCGGGGCCGCACCTGGCCGCGGTGGTGGCCGCGGACCCGTGGTCGCTGGAGAACCTGCACCCCGACAAGCTCAAGCCGTCCCCGGACACCTCGCCGGACCGGTTCGAGCTGGGCACCAACCCGTTCGCCTCCTTGGCGGGGGTCGTCGCCGCGGTGGAGCACCTGGCCGGTCTGGACTCGGACGCCGACGGCAGCCGGCGCGACCGCCTGGCGGTCTCCCGGCGGGCTGTGCTGGCGCACGAGCACGCCCTGGCCACCACGCTGTTCGACGGCATCGCCGCGCTGGACGGGGTGGTGCGCTACGGCGCCCCGCAGGGCCCGTGCACGCCCACGGCCTTCTTCGGGCTCCCCGGCAGGGAACCCGCGGAGGTGGCCGCACAGCTGGCTGAGCGGGGCCTCAACGTCTCGCACGGCCACTCCTACGCCTGGGAGGCGGTGCACGCCCTCGGCCTCGGCCCGGAGGGCGGCGTGCGCGCGAGCCTGTCGCACTACACCAGCGAGGCCGACGTCCGCCGCCTCCTGGAGGTGCTCGCCGACCTCAGCTCCTGA